The proteins below come from a single Camelus bactrianus isolate YW-2024 breed Bactrian camel chromosome 2, ASM4877302v1, whole genome shotgun sequence genomic window:
- the LOC105067894 gene encoding alcohol dehydrogenase E chain: MSTVGKVIKCKAAVLWGVKKPFSIEEVEVAPPKAHEVRIKMVATGICRSDDHVVNGSLVMPLPMILGHEAAGIVESIGEGVTTVKPGDKVIPLFVPQCGECNVCKHPKGNYCLKNDVTNPRGTLVDGTSRFTCKGKPIHHFLGTSSFSQYTVVDEMSVAKINADSPLEKVCLIGCGFSTGYGSAVNVAEVTQGSICAVFGLGGVGLSVIIGCKAAGAARIIAVDINKDKFAKAKEVGATECVNPHDYDKPIEEVLKEMSGGGVDFSFEVIGQLDTVNSALLCCHEAYGVSVVVGVPPNSQTLSVNPILLLTGRCWKGAIFGGFKSKESVPKLVADFMAKKFSLDPLITHVLPFEKINEGFDLLRSGKSIRTVLTF, from the exons atgagCACAGTAggaaaa GTAATAAAATGCAAAGCGGCTGTGCTGTGGGGGGTTAAAAAACCATTTTCCATTGAGGAGGTGGAGGTTGCACCTCCTAAGGCCCATGAAGTTCGTATTAAG ATGGTGGCCACAGGAATCTGTCGTTCAGATGACCATGTGGTTAATGGATCCTTGGTCATGCCTCTTCCTATGATCCTAGGCCATGAGGCAGCCGGCATTGTGGAGAGCATTGGAGAAGGGGTGACTACAGTAAAACCAG GTGATAAAGTCATCCCACTCTTTGTTCCTCAGTGTGGAGAGTGCAATGTGTGTAAACATCCAAAAGGCAACTACTGCTTGAAAAATGA TGTGACCAATCCTCGGGGGACCCTTGTGGATGGTACCTCCAGGTTCACCTGCAAAGGGAAGCCCATCCACCATTTCCTCGGCACCAGCTCCTTCAGCCAGTACACAGTGGTGGATGAGATGTCAGTGGCCAAGATCAATGCAGACTCACCACTAGAGAAAGTCTGTCTCATCGGCTGTGGATTTTCTACTGGTTATGGGTCTGCAGTCAATGTTGCCGAG GTCACCCAGGGCTCCATCTGTGCCGTGTTTGGCCTTGGAGGAGTTGGCCTGTCTGTTATCATTGGCTGTAAAGCAGCCGGAGCAGCCAGGATCATTGCGGTGGACATCAACAAAGACAAATTTGCAAAGGCCAAAGAGGTGGGAGCCACTGAGTGTGTTAACCCTCATGACTATGACAAACCCATCGAGGAGGTGCTGAAGGAAATGAGTGGTGGAGGTGTGGATTTTTCATTTGAAGTCATTGGTCAGCTTGACACCGTG AACTCTGCCTTGTTGTGCTGTCACGAAGCATATGGCGTAAGCGTTGTTGTAGGAGTGCCTCCTAATTCCCAGACTCTCTCTGTGAACCCCATATTGCTGTTGACTGGACGTTGCTGGAAAGGAGCTATTTTTGGTG GCTTTAAAAGTAAGGAGTCTGTCCCCAAACTTGTGGCTGATTTTATGGCTAAGAAGTTTTCACTGGATCCTTTAATAACCCATGTTTTaccctttgaaaaaataaatgagggaTTTGACCTGCTTCGCTCAGGAAAGAG tATCCGTACCGTCCTGACATTCTGA